Proteins from one Staphylococcus saprophyticus subsp. saprophyticus ATCC 15305 = NCTC 7292 genomic window:
- the moaC gene encoding cyclic pyranopterin monophosphate synthase MoaC → MSEFTHINHQGNAKMVDVSEKNISKRTAIAHSSITVNSEIYKQIVEHTNQKGNVLNTAQIAGIMAAKNTADIIPMCHQLPLTGIDVTFDWQENEQSYTLNIQTIVSTTGKTGVEMEALTAATAVALTVYDMTKALDKSMVIGETYLLSKSGGKSGHYQRQDN, encoded by the coding sequence TTGTCTGAATTTACGCATATAAATCACCAAGGCAATGCTAAAATGGTAGATGTTTCAGAAAAAAACATTTCTAAACGTACTGCAATTGCACATTCAAGTATCACAGTTAACTCGGAAATTTATAAACAAATTGTCGAACATACAAATCAAAAAGGGAATGTTTTAAATACTGCTCAAATTGCGGGTATTATGGCCGCTAAAAATACTGCAGATATTATTCCTATGTGTCACCAATTACCACTAACTGGCATAGATGTAACATTTGATTGGCAAGAAAATGAACAATCATACACACTTAATATACAGACGATTGTCTCTACTACAGGTAAAACTGGCGTTGAAATGGAAGCACTAACCGCTGCTACTGCTGTTGCCCTTACCGTATATGACATGACAAAAGCATTAGATAAAAGTATGGTAATCGGTGAAACCTATCTGTTATCCAAATCAGGTGGGAAATCAGGCCACTATCAGCGCCAAGATAATTAA
- the cudC gene encoding choline uptake/conversion transcriptional regulator CudC: MARSKNFEQLLEEAKDIVINSIGETMDLYGVNRSVGNLYGTMVFEQKSMTLDEMRYELQMSKPSMSAGVKRLQEFDRVKQQFIRGSRKQHFTAEKDFFTFFGNFFSQKRNREIKLNLEAIQRAEKLLFPIIDSEDAEPKWIEDANKMLEQIEHSKVYYAWLSTLSEALHSGEIFDYFPIPNQTSASQS, encoded by the coding sequence ATGGCGCGATCAAAAAACTTTGAACAACTATTAGAAGAAGCGAAAGATATCGTAATTAACTCTATTGGAGAAACAATGGATCTTTACGGTGTCAATCGGAGTGTAGGTAATCTTTATGGCACGATGGTTTTCGAACAAAAAAGCATGACATTAGATGAAATGCGTTATGAGTTACAAATGAGTAAACCAAGTATGAGTGCCGGTGTTAAACGACTACAAGAATTTGATCGTGTAAAGCAACAATTTATTAGAGGTAGCAGAAAACAACACTTTACAGCAGAAAAAGATTTCTTTACGTTTTTCGGTAATTTTTTCTCGCAAAAACGGAATCGTGAAATCAAATTAAATTTAGAAGCCATTCAACGAGCAGAAAAATTACTCTTCCCTATTATTGATTCTGAAGATGCAGAACCAAAATGGATTGAAGATGCCAATAAAATGTTAGAACAAATTGAACATTCCAAAGTCTATTACGCTTGGCTATCTACACTTTCGGAAGCACTACATTCCGGAGAAATTTTTGATTATTTTCCTATTCCAAATCAAACTAGCGCTTCACAAAGCTGA
- the galT gene encoding UDP-glucose--hexose-1-phosphate uridylyltransferase, which produces MLLNQQLVQQFVTQAIAFGDYEQEDNIYIQNQLLRILNAIGIDVDNESPLNQDATANAIAQYWIEQAVNENYLEDALYKKEIVEAQILDLITPRPSVINRNFVEAYKKSPETATNYFYEITKRNHYVKEDAIANNINYEVETEYGDIEITINLSKPEKDAKQIAKAKAEPAKHYPKCALCIENEGYQGSVTQAARTNHRIIRLKLDGKSWGFQYSPYAYFPEHSIVLSEHHVPMEINKQTFVNLLAFIEQFPHYFIGSNADIPLVGGSILSHNHYQAGKHVFPMDNAAEIERFTMNQFSSVTASTLNWPMSVIRLKSENRDELINAATYVMNTWNQYSDETIDVRAFSKDGERHHTVTPIARYRQSQYELDIVLRDNQTSEVFPDGIFHPHEDVQHIKKENIGLIEVMGTAILPGRLKEELQQVKTYLVGDNQFDLGIHQQWAENMKRTYDINKQNVDDIVDKEVGYKFKRVLEDAGVFKNTDTGRQAFKRFIKHL; this is translated from the coding sequence ATGTTATTAAATCAACAATTAGTACAGCAATTTGTCACACAGGCAATTGCATTTGGTGATTATGAACAAGAAGATAACATTTATATTCAAAATCAACTGCTCCGAATTTTAAATGCAATAGGTATTGATGTTGATAATGAATCACCACTAAACCAAGATGCCACTGCAAATGCGATTGCTCAGTATTGGATTGAACAAGCAGTTAATGAAAACTACCTAGAAGATGCATTATATAAAAAAGAAATCGTTGAAGCACAAATATTAGATTTAATAACACCTCGACCTTCAGTTATTAATCGAAATTTTGTAGAAGCCTATAAAAAATCACCGGAAACAGCTACTAATTATTTTTATGAAATAACTAAACGGAATCATTATGTAAAAGAAGATGCCATTGCTAATAATATTAATTATGAAGTAGAAACAGAATACGGTGATATTGAAATTACAATCAATTTATCTAAACCTGAAAAAGATGCAAAGCAAATTGCGAAAGCTAAAGCTGAACCAGCTAAACATTATCCTAAATGTGCACTATGTATTGAAAATGAAGGCTACCAAGGCTCGGTTACACAAGCAGCTCGTACGAATCATCGTATTATACGATTGAAATTAGACGGAAAGTCGTGGGGATTCCAATATTCACCATATGCTTATTTTCCAGAGCATAGCATTGTGTTATCTGAACACCATGTGCCTATGGAAATTAATAAACAAACATTTGTTAATTTGTTAGCGTTTATTGAACAATTTCCACATTATTTTATTGGATCTAATGCAGACATTCCATTAGTTGGTGGATCGATTTTATCACATAATCATTATCAGGCCGGCAAACATGTATTTCCTATGGATAATGCGGCAGAAATAGAGCGGTTTACAATGAATCAATTTTCATCGGTAACAGCGAGTACGTTGAATTGGCCAATGAGTGTGATTCGATTAAAAAGCGAAAATCGCGATGAACTCATTAATGCAGCAACATATGTCATGAATACGTGGAATCAATACTCAGATGAAACGATAGATGTAAGGGCATTTAGTAAAGATGGTGAAAGACATCATACTGTAACACCGATTGCACGTTATAGACAATCACAATATGAATTAGATATTGTTTTAAGAGATAATCAAACTTCCGAAGTATTTCCAGATGGGATATTCCATCCACATGAGGATGTACAACATATTAAAAAAGAGAACATCGGTTTAATAGAAGTGATGGGTACGGCGATATTACCAGGGCGCTTAAAAGAGGAATTACAACAAGTAAAAACGTATCTTGTGGGTGATAACCAATTTGATTTAGGTATACACCAGCAATGGGCTGAAAATATGAAGCGCACTTATGATATCAATAAACAAAATGTTGACGACATCGTTGATAAAGAAGTCGGTTATAAATTTAAACGTGTGTTAGAAGATGCAGGTGTTTTTAAAAACACCGATACTGGACGCCAAGCATTTAAACGCTTTATCAAACATTTATAA
- a CDS encoding ATP-binding cassette domain-containing protein, translating to MLHIHLKHQLKATPLSIQINDDKPKIYAIKGPSGIGKTTILNMIAGLRQPDSAFIQLNKRIISDSAHAIYEKIQKRNIGYLFQDYQLFPNMNVYQNITFMAQPSDHIDKLMKQLNIDHLKDQYPMRLSGGEAQRVALARTLSTKPDLILLDEPFSSLDDSTKHESIQLVQRIFEKWQIPIIFVTHSNYEATSLAHEIITIG from the coding sequence TTGTTACATATACATCTGAAACATCAGCTTAAAGCAACACCATTAAGCATACAAATTAATGATGATAAACCAAAGATATATGCAATTAAAGGACCATCCGGTATTGGCAAGACGACAATATTGAATATGATAGCGGGTTTAAGACAACCTGACAGCGCATTTATACAATTGAATAAACGTATTATTTCAGATTCAGCGCATGCGATTTATGAGAAAATTCAAAAAAGAAATATTGGCTATCTTTTCCAAGATTACCAACTTTTTCCTAACATGAATGTCTATCAAAATATTACTTTCATGGCACAACCTTCTGATCATATTGATAAATTGATGAAACAACTAAATATTGATCACCTAAAAGATCAATATCCTATGCGTTTATCAGGTGGAGAAGCACAACGCGTGGCTTTAGCTAGAACACTGAGTACAAAGCCAGACTTGATTCTGTTAGATGAACCATTTTCAAGTCTAGACGATTCGACTAAGCATGAAAGTATCCAACTTGTGCAACGTATATTTGAAAAGTGGCAAATTCCTATTATCTTTGTTACACATTCAAATTATGAGGCCACCTCACTAGCGCATGAAATCATCACTATTGGCTAA
- the glp gene encoding molybdopterin molybdotransferase MoeA, translating into MPVEKRTPIPVSEAIERVVNQSIYTQQVEVPLNESIHHILAEDIIATYEIPRFNKSPYDGFAIRSKDTVGASGEQRVSFNVIDHIGAGSVSDKTVGAFEAVRIMTGAALPEGADAVVMLEQTVENGHSFTLRKTFEPNENVSLKGEETEIGDIVLEKGQLINSGAIAVLATYGYTQVKVNKKPSVGVIATGSELLDVNDALEPGKIRNSNGPMITALSQKLGLSAIAYQIQEDDLDSSIQVVKEAMAKHDIVITTGGVSVGDFDYLPQIYEALNAEVLFNKIAMRPGSVTTVAVANETYLFGLSGNPSACYTGFELYVKPAALHMMGANAIYPQVIQATLMEDFKKANPFTRFIRATATLNGKEMTVVPSGFNKSGAVVAIAHSNAMIMLPGGTRGYSQGHTVNVILTESQAYEKTCFI; encoded by the coding sequence ATGCCAGTAGAAAAAAGAACGCCAATTCCTGTAAGTGAAGCAATTGAACGTGTAGTCAATCAATCGATTTATACGCAACAAGTAGAAGTTCCATTAAATGAGAGTATCCATCATATTTTAGCCGAAGATATCATTGCGACATATGAAATTCCACGGTTTAATAAATCTCCCTATGATGGCTTTGCTATTCGCAGTAAGGATACGGTAGGTGCTAGTGGTGAACAACGTGTAAGCTTTAATGTGATTGATCATATTGGAGCAGGATCTGTTTCTGATAAAACGGTAGGCGCTTTCGAGGCGGTTCGGATTATGACAGGGGCTGCTCTACCAGAAGGTGCAGATGCAGTGGTTATGTTAGAACAAACTGTTGAAAACGGACATAGTTTTACTTTGAGAAAAACCTTTGAGCCAAATGAAAATGTTTCTTTAAAGGGTGAGGAAACAGAGATAGGAGATATCGTACTGGAAAAGGGGCAATTAATTAATTCCGGTGCCATTGCTGTATTAGCAACTTACGGTTATACACAAGTAAAAGTAAATAAAAAGCCAAGTGTAGGTGTTATAGCTACTGGTAGTGAGTTATTGGATGTGAATGATGCTTTAGAACCAGGAAAAATTAGGAATTCAAATGGTCCTATGATTACAGCCTTATCGCAAAAATTAGGGTTAAGTGCTATTGCATATCAAATTCAAGAAGATGATTTGGACAGTAGTATTCAAGTCGTAAAAGAAGCAATGGCTAAACATGATATTGTCATTACGACTGGTGGCGTGTCGGTGGGTGATTTCGATTATCTGCCACAAATATATGAAGCATTAAACGCAGAAGTACTATTCAATAAAATAGCGATGCGACCAGGTAGTGTTACGACTGTAGCAGTTGCAAATGAAACCTATCTATTTGGATTATCTGGGAATCCATCGGCTTGCTATACTGGTTTTGAGTTATATGTTAAACCGGCAGCACTTCATATGATGGGTGCTAATGCAATATATCCTCAAGTAATACAAGCGACATTAATGGAAGATTTTAAAAAGGCGAACCCATTCACAAGATTTATACGTGCCACAGCGACGTTGAATGGAAAAGAAATGACGGTAGTACCATCAGGGTTTAATAAATCAGGCGCTGTAGTTGCGATAGCCCATAGTAATGCTATGATTATGCTTCCAGGTGGAACGAGAGGTTATAGTCAAGGACATACGGTTAACGTCATATTGACGGAATCACAAGCATACGAAAAGACATGTTTTATATGA
- the mobB gene encoding molybdopterin-guanine dinucleotide biosynthesis protein B: MILQIVGYKNAGKTTLMSHTIQFLKSHLLTVATVKHHGFNQLVNQEADITLQNDQVDHMKHFNAGADQSIVQGKSYQQSVTRKENQSLEEIISESVTIDCNVILVEGFKSAPFDKVVVYQDEKERQSLSHLTNVKYYVNLADTDALTLYNQWLFHYFKIEGMH; the protein is encoded by the coding sequence ATGATTCTACAAATTGTGGGTTATAAAAACGCTGGAAAAACGACGTTAATGTCACATACAATCCAATTTTTAAAATCACATTTGTTAACAGTGGCAACTGTTAAACATCACGGATTTAACCAATTAGTTAATCAAGAAGCGGATATCACATTACAAAATGATCAAGTTGACCATATGAAACATTTTAATGCAGGTGCTGATCAAAGTATTGTACAAGGTAAGTCTTATCAACAGTCGGTAACAAGAAAAGAAAATCAAAGTCTTGAGGAAATCATCAGCGAATCTGTTACAATAGATTGTAACGTGATACTCGTAGAAGGCTTTAAATCTGCACCATTTGATAAAGTAGTTGTTTATCAAGATGAGAAAGAACGTCAAAGTCTAAGCCATCTAACGAATGTAAAATACTATGTGAATTTGGCCGATACAGATGCATTGACGCTTTATAATCAATGGCTATTTCATTATTTTAAAATAGAAGGAATGCATTAA
- the modB gene encoding molybdate ABC transporter permease subunit, producing the protein MPDITPFWISLKVAVISTIIVTLIGILISKWLYRRRGIIARILESIIVLPIVLPPTVMGFILLIVFSPRSYIGAFFANVLHLPVVFTLTGAVIASVIVSFPLMYQHTVQGFRSIDHKMLNTARTMGASESKIFFKLILPLSKRAILSGVMMSFARAIGEFGATLMVAGYIPNKTNTLPLEIYFLVEQGKENQAWLWVIVLVAFAITVIGTINLLNKDRYREVD; encoded by the coding sequence ATGCCAGATATTACACCATTTTGGATATCACTTAAAGTAGCCGTTATAAGTACTATCATAGTAACTTTAATTGGCATACTCATTTCAAAATGGTTATATAGACGTCGTGGTATCATTGCTAGAATCTTAGAAAGTATCATAGTCTTACCTATTGTTTTACCGCCGACTGTGATGGGGTTCATCTTGCTCATTGTGTTTTCACCAAGAAGCTATATTGGGGCATTTTTTGCTAATGTATTACACTTACCCGTAGTGTTTACATTGACTGGTGCAGTCATTGCCTCTGTGATCGTCAGTTTTCCATTGATGTACCAACATACTGTACAAGGCTTCCGCAGTATAGATCATAAGATGCTAAATACAGCTAGGACAATGGGAGCCAGTGAAAGTAAAATATTTTTTAAATTAATTCTACCGCTATCTAAACGGGCAATCTTATCTGGGGTAATGATGAGCTTTGCGAGAGCAATCGGTGAATTTGGCGCTACGCTTATGGTGGCTGGCTATATTCCAAACAAGACGAATACATTACCTTTAGAGATTTATTTCTTGGTTGAACAAGGTAAGGAAAATCAAGCATGGTTATGGGTAATTGTATTGGTAGCATTTGCGATAACTGTTATAGGTACAATTAATTTGTTAAATAAAGATCGTTATCGGGAGGTTGATTAA
- the galE gene encoding UDP-glucose 4-epimerase GalE, whose product MSVLVLGGAGYIGSHAVDQLISRGYDVVVVDNLGTGHRAAVNKDARFYEGDIRDKPFLDQVFTTETIEGVFHFCAYSLVGESVEKPLAYFNNNVNGLQVLLEVMYDHQVKHIIFSSTAAVYGEPDTVPITEADSKTPTSPYGESKLMMEKMMHWSHNAYGVNYAALRYFNVAGAKEEGTIGEDHRPETHLVPIVLQVALGQREALTIFGDDYDTEDGSCIRDYLHVVDLIDAHILAYQHLQNGGESGAFNLGSSQGYSVFEILEAARKVTNKPIEAKVGPRRAGDPSKLVASSDKAQSILGWKPKHDNIHDIIDSAWRWHNQHPNGYQEDTEV is encoded by the coding sequence ATGTCTGTTTTAGTATTAGGTGGCGCTGGATATATTGGTAGTCATGCGGTGGATCAATTAATAAGTAGAGGTTACGACGTCGTTGTTGTAGATAATTTAGGGACAGGTCATCGTGCAGCTGTAAATAAAGATGCACGATTTTATGAAGGCGATATACGTGATAAGCCATTTTTAGATCAGGTGTTTACAACTGAAACAATAGAAGGTGTCTTCCATTTCTGTGCATATTCGTTAGTAGGTGAATCTGTTGAGAAGCCGTTAGCGTATTTCAACAATAATGTGAATGGTTTACAAGTGTTATTAGAAGTCATGTATGATCATCAAGTAAAACATATTATCTTTTCCTCAACTGCAGCAGTATATGGAGAACCAGATACAGTGCCTATTACTGAAGCAGATTCTAAAACACCGACGAGTCCTTATGGTGAAAGTAAGTTAATGATGGAAAAAATGATGCATTGGAGTCACAATGCTTACGGTGTTAATTATGCAGCCTTGCGTTACTTTAATGTAGCGGGTGCAAAAGAAGAGGGCACTATAGGTGAAGACCACCGTCCAGAGACGCATTTAGTGCCAATTGTATTACAAGTTGCATTGGGACAAAGAGAAGCATTAACGATATTTGGTGATGACTATGATACGGAAGATGGTTCATGTATTCGTGACTACCTTCACGTTGTCGACTTAATAGATGCACATATTTTAGCTTACCAACATTTACAAAATGGTGGGGAATCTGGCGCATTTAATTTAGGAAGTAGTCAAGGGTACTCAGTATTTGAGATATTAGAAGCGGCTCGAAAGGTGACAAACAAACCAATTGAAGCGAAGGTTGGACCTAGAAGAGCTGGAGACCCTAGTAAATTAGTTGCATCAAGTGATAAAGCACAATCAATACTTGGTTGGAAACCAAAACATGATAATATACATGACATTATTGATTCAGCTTGGCGCTGGCATAATCAACATCCAAACGGTTATCAAGAAGATACGGAGGTATAA
- a CDS encoding molybdenum cofactor biosynthesis protein MoaE: MKQFEVKCDPIQTEPYRDYVLDENQGAVVVFTGHVREWTKGVKTEYLEYEAYIPMAEKKLAQIGDEISQKWPGTKTAIVHRIGPLNISDIAVIISVSSPHRKDAYRANEYAIERIKAIVPIWKKEIWEDGAQWQGHQHGNHNDAVEGE; this comes from the coding sequence ATGAAGCAATTCGAAGTGAAGTGTGACCCGATACAAACTGAGCCATATAGAGATTATGTCCTAGATGAAAATCAAGGCGCGGTAGTTGTTTTTACAGGTCATGTAAGAGAGTGGACGAAAGGTGTTAAAACAGAATACTTAGAATATGAAGCATATATTCCTATGGCTGAGAAGAAACTCGCTCAAATTGGAGACGAAATATCACAGAAATGGCCTGGAACAAAAACAGCAATTGTTCATAGAATTGGACCACTGAATATATCTGATATTGCTGTAATTATCAGTGTTTCCTCGCCACATCGAAAGGATGCATATCGCGCAAATGAATATGCTATTGAACGAATCAAAGCAATCGTGCCTATATGGAAAAAGGAAATATGGGAAGATGGCGCTCAATGGCAAGGGCATCAACATGGGAATCACAATGATGCGGTTGAGGGGGAATAG
- a CDS encoding ThiF family adenylyltransferase: MTQDRYSRQMLFKHIGSDGQDKIKRQHVLIVGMGALGTHLAEGLVRSGIGELTIVDRDYIEYSNLQRQTLFSEADADAALPKVIAAETKLLAIRKDVVIHSHIAHVDRQFLEAHATNISLILDATDNFETRQLINDYAYQQNIPWIYGGVVQSTYIEAAFIPGTTPCFNCMVPQLPTINMTCDTVGVIQPAVTMTTSLQIRDALKLLIEHTPDTKLTYGDLWEGTHFSFGFSKLYRTNCPTCGQNPTYPHLNETKRQYVSLCGRDTVQYENPNISQEMLGVFLNQHKIAFKRNPYIIQFQYKGYRIVSFKGGRMLIHGMKQPQEAIKLINQLFG, encoded by the coding sequence GTGACACAGGATCGATATTCAAGACAAATGTTATTTAAACATATTGGATCAGACGGACAGGATAAAATTAAGAGACAGCATGTACTTATTGTTGGTATGGGTGCTTTAGGTACACATCTTGCAGAGGGTTTAGTGCGCTCTGGCATAGGTGAACTTACGATTGTGGATAGAGATTATATTGAATACAGTAATCTTCAAAGGCAAACATTATTTTCAGAAGCGGATGCAGATGCAGCATTGCCTAAGGTCATTGCTGCAGAAACAAAATTATTAGCAATTCGTAAAGATGTCGTCATACACAGTCATATCGCACATGTTGATCGTCAATTTTTAGAAGCGCATGCTACAAATATTTCTTTGATTTTAGATGCTACAGATAATTTTGAAACGCGGCAATTAATTAATGACTATGCGTATCAACAGAATATACCGTGGATTTATGGTGGTGTAGTGCAAAGTACTTATATAGAAGCTGCATTTATACCTGGCACAACACCGTGCTTTAATTGCATGGTACCACAATTGCCAACCATCAATATGACGTGTGATACGGTAGGTGTTATACAACCCGCTGTAACGATGACGACAAGTTTACAAATACGCGATGCATTGAAACTATTGATAGAACATACGCCTGATACTAAATTGACTTATGGTGATTTATGGGAAGGTACACATTTTAGCTTTGGATTTAGTAAATTATATAGAACAAATTGTCCAACTTGTGGTCAAAATCCAACATATCCCCATTTAAATGAAACCAAACGTCAGTATGTTAGTTTGTGTGGAAGAGATACGGTGCAATATGAAAACCCTAATATTTCCCAGGAAATGCTAGGTGTATTTTTAAATCAACACAAAATCGCATTTAAACGTAACCCTTATATCATTCAATTTCAATATAAAGGTTATCGTATCGTCAGTTTTAAAGGTGGACGTATGCTGATACATGGCATGAAGCAACCACAAGAAGCAATTAAATTAATAAATCAATTATTTGGATAA
- a CDS encoding MBL fold metallo-hydrolase, translating to MKIEFLGTAGGFPSLYKSHSQHSQAIHRTGPAIYIHDLQLLIDTSEDIFYQLRRSEIYDIKYGIYSHWHPDHTMGIRIWETLNFDFINKVPQSKKSKIILTEQHVNDFKKYFGHWDHLNYLGDLGVIEKEIIPNNGQIKIGETTIEWIQLAEDIAFGFYITTSTLRILIIPDEIKGYHPIEKLKNVDVAILPFGSNEVNPVTEERIHENGMLAALGEITFQESVTIAREINATHTYFTHIEATENLNETHIEQLEQQLKEEGLLTTIAYDGLQITIE from the coding sequence ATGAAGATAGAATTTTTAGGAACAGCAGGTGGGTTTCCGTCACTTTATAAGTCCCATTCGCAACATTCACAAGCAATACATAGAACTGGACCAGCTATTTATATACATGACCTCCAATTATTAATTGATACTTCTGAGGATATATTTTATCAATTACGCCGTTCAGAAATTTATGATATAAAATATGGCATATATTCGCATTGGCATCCTGATCATACGATGGGTATAAGAATTTGGGAAACATTAAATTTTGATTTTATAAATAAAGTACCACAATCCAAAAAATCGAAAATAATCCTTACAGAGCAACATGTAAATGATTTTAAAAAATATTTTGGTCATTGGGATCATTTAAACTATCTAGGCGATTTAGGTGTAATTGAAAAAGAGATTATTCCTAACAATGGTCAAATAAAGATAGGTGAAACGACTATAGAGTGGATTCAGCTAGCAGAAGACATTGCATTTGGATTTTATATTACGACATCCACATTACGCATTTTAATTATCCCGGATGAAATTAAAGGTTATCACCCAATAGAAAAATTGAAGAACGTTGATGTTGCGATTTTACCATTTGGTAGTAATGAAGTTAATCCAGTTACCGAAGAACGAATTCACGAAAATGGTATGCTAGCAGCGTTAGGTGAAATTACTTTTCAAGAAAGTGTGACTATCGCGCGTGAAATCAATGCAACACACACTTACTTTACACACATAGAAGCAACGGAAAACTTAAATGAAACACACATTGAACAATTAGAACAGCAATTAAAAGAGGAAGGATTGTTGACTACCATTGCTTACGATGGTTTACAAATTACAATAGAATAA
- a CDS encoding MogA/MoaB family molybdenum cofactor biosynthesis protein, producing MHTNVQLDKDIKCAILTVSDTRDYETDKGGQLAQSLLSELNVSIASEHYRIVKDEQDLIQKQLREWLKEDIDVIITTGGTGIAQRDVTIEAVSALITKEIEGFGELFRYLSYTEDVGTRALLSRAIAGAVGDKLIFSIPGSTGAVKLALNKLIKPELNHLVKEITK from the coding sequence GTGCATACAAATGTGCAATTAGACAAAGATATAAAATGTGCTATTTTAACCGTTTCTGATACAAGAGATTATGAAACGGATAAGGGGGGGCAATTGGCTCAATCACTACTTTCAGAATTGAATGTAAGTATTGCTAGTGAGCATTATCGAATTGTTAAAGATGAACAAGACTTAATTCAAAAACAATTACGAGAATGGTTAAAGGAAGATATAGATGTCATTATTACAACTGGTGGTACAGGGATTGCTCAGAGGGACGTTACAATAGAAGCTGTATCAGCACTAATCACAAAAGAAATTGAGGGTTTTGGTGAATTATTTAGATATTTGAGTTATACCGAAGACGTTGGAACACGTGCACTTTTATCAAGAGCGATTGCAGGTGCAGTTGGAGATAAGTTGATATTTAGTATTCCTGGTTCAACAGGCGCTGTTAAATTAGCGTTGAACAAGTTGATAAAACCAGAATTAAATCACCTAGTGAAAGAAATAACTAAATAA
- the modA gene encoding molybdate ABC transporter substrate-binding protein — MRFKYLIISLIALCLMLAGCSNGDNKDDSKTKSDEKAKQELHVSAAASLTDVTKDLEKAFKKDHKDVDVSFNYGGSGALRQQIEKGAPVDVFMSANTKDVDGLVDKDKAQNTYEYAKNQLVLIGEKDSNYHSVADIQGNDKLAIGEAKSVPAGKYAEQYLKDNHLFDKVKPNLVYAKDVRQVLNYVEKGNAQLGYVYKTDLYQSQQNGSSKVKEINTADLKKPITYKAATTTDKKLAKEWIDFLKTDKAKDILKKYQFDA; from the coding sequence ATTAGATTTAAATATTTAATTATTTCATTAATTGCTTTATGCCTTATGTTAGCAGGATGTTCAAACGGTGATAATAAGGATGATAGTAAAACGAAAAGCGATGAAAAAGCTAAGCAAGAATTGCATGTTTCTGCAGCAGCAAGTCTAACGGATGTCACTAAGGACTTAGAAAAAGCTTTTAAAAAAGATCATAAAGATGTAGACGTTTCTTTTAATTATGGTGGTTCAGGTGCTTTAAGACAACAAATAGAAAAAGGTGCACCAGTAGATGTATTTATGTCTGCAAATACGAAAGATGTGGATGGGCTAGTTGATAAAGACAAAGCGCAAAATACATATGAGTATGCTAAAAATCAATTAGTATTAATTGGTGAAAAAGATAGTAACTATCATTCAGTGGCTGATATACAAGGCAATGATAAGCTAGCCATCGGTGAAGCGAAATCAGTACCTGCAGGTAAATATGCTGAGCAATATTTAAAAGATAATCATTTATTCGATAAAGTGAAACCAAATTTAGTTTATGCCAAAGATGTGCGTCAAGTATTAAACTATGTTGAAAAAGGTAATGCACAATTAGGTTATGTGTATAAAACAGATTTATATCAATCACAACAAAATGGTAGTAGTAAAGTGAAAGAAATCAATACAGCCGATTTGAAAAAACCAATTACTTATAAAGCAGCTACTACAACGGATAAAAAGTTAGCGAAAGAATGGATAGATTTCTTAAAAACAGATAAGGCCAAAGATATTTTGAAAAAATATCAATTTGATGCATAG